The following coding sequences lie in one Myxococcus xanthus genomic window:
- a CDS encoding helix-turn-helix domain-containing protein produces the protein MRDLDITEVARRTGVPASTLRFYEAKGLLSSTGRRGLRRLFNPDVLERLALIALGREAGFSLDELARMFAPDGQPRIDRELLTAKAEELDSTIRRLSAMRDGLRHAANCPAPSHMACPRFRQLLAAATASRQGRAHESHGSEGGRTRRREQAPSRPAHE, from the coding sequence GTGAGAGACCTGGACATCACCGAGGTGGCCCGGCGCACGGGCGTTCCTGCCTCGACGCTGCGTTTCTATGAAGCAAAGGGCCTGCTCTCCTCGACGGGCAGGCGAGGCCTGCGCCGCCTGTTCAATCCCGACGTGCTGGAGCGGCTCGCACTCATCGCCCTGGGACGCGAAGCCGGCTTCTCACTGGATGAGCTGGCTCGGATGTTCGCGCCGGACGGACAACCGCGCATCGACCGGGAGCTGCTGACGGCGAAGGCGGAGGAACTCGACAGCACCATCCGGCGGCTGAGCGCCATGCGCGATGGCCTGCGGCACGCGGCGAACTGCCCCGCGCCGAGCCACATGGCATGTCCCAGGTTTCGCCAACTCCTGGCGGCTGCCACTGCCTCCAGACAAGGGCGGGCGCACGAATCGCACGGGAGCGAAGGCGGGCGCACGCGCCGCCGGGAGCAAGCCCCATCACGTCCGGCGCACGA
- a CDS encoding class I SAM-dependent methyltransferase, which translates to MFKPFEDLLVEAVQARGARQVLDVGCGTGSTTLAVARRLGAQGHCVGIDISAPMLAAARARAEAEHVAASFIEANAEHHAFERGRFDMVISRFGVMFFDDAVQAFVNLRRSARENAGLSFVVWRSPSENPFMTTAERAAAPLLPNMPARQPNAPGQFAFADGDRVHRILEQSGWMDIGIHPIDATCTLPEQGLLQYVTRLGPVGRVLHEADERTRTRVIETVRAAFNPYVHGDEVRFTAACWRVEARAPAEALSA; encoded by the coding sequence ATGTTCAAGCCGTTCGAGGACCTGCTCGTCGAAGCTGTCCAAGCCCGCGGCGCGCGTCAGGTGCTCGACGTGGGCTGTGGGACGGGCAGCACGACGCTCGCCGTCGCGCGGCGGCTCGGTGCCCAGGGGCACTGCGTCGGCATCGACATCTCCGCGCCCATGCTCGCGGCGGCGCGGGCCCGGGCCGAAGCGGAGCATGTGGCCGCCAGCTTCATCGAGGCCAACGCGGAGCATCACGCTTTCGAGCGAGGGCGCTTCGACATGGTGATTTCACGCTTCGGCGTGATGTTCTTCGACGATGCCGTCCAGGCCTTCGTGAACCTGAGACGTTCCGCAAGGGAGAATGCCGGGCTGAGCTTCGTCGTCTGGCGAAGCCCCTCGGAGAACCCGTTCATGACGACCGCCGAGCGGGCCGCGGCGCCCCTCCTTCCAAACATGCCCGCCCGCCAGCCGAACGCGCCGGGCCAGTTCGCCTTCGCGGATGGGGACCGGGTCCATCGCATCCTGGAGCAGAGCGGGTGGATGGACATCGGCATCCACCCCATTGATGCCACCTGCACCCTGCCCGAGCAGGGGTTGCTGCAGTACGTGACCCGGCTTGGGCCCGTCGGCCGCGTTCTTCACGAAGCCGACGAGAGGACCCGGACTCGCGTCATCGAAACCGTCCGCGCCGCCTTCAACCCCTATGTGCACGGCGACGAGGTGCGGTTCACCGCCGCTTGCTGGCGGGTCGAAGCGCGCGCTCCCGCTGAGGCCCTCTCGGCGTGA
- a CDS encoding response regulator transcription factor, translated as MSIASAGTEQRPSLLLVDDDSTLRERLARAFRERGWDVTTAGDYDEALAAARRESPEYAVVDLRMPGRSGLEVVRDLLTVDASTRVVVLTGYGSIATTVDAIRLGAVNYLPKPADADDLLAAFARASGEPSVATSERFEAPSLARAEWEHINRVLADCGGNISEAARKLGIHRRSLQRKLQKYPPSR; from the coding sequence ATGAGCATCGCGAGCGCGGGCACGGAGCAGCGCCCCAGCCTGTTGCTGGTGGATGACGATTCCACCCTGCGCGAGCGGCTGGCCCGCGCCTTCCGCGAGCGCGGCTGGGACGTCACCACCGCGGGGGACTACGACGAAGCCCTTGCCGCCGCGCGCCGCGAGTCGCCCGAGTACGCGGTGGTGGACCTGCGCATGCCGGGCCGCAGCGGCCTGGAGGTGGTGAGGGATTTGCTCACGGTGGATGCCTCCACGCGCGTCGTCGTCCTCACGGGTTACGGGAGCATCGCCACCACGGTGGATGCCATCCGGCTGGGCGCGGTGAACTACCTCCCGAAGCCCGCGGACGCGGATGACCTGCTCGCGGCCTTCGCGCGTGCGTCCGGCGAGCCCTCCGTCGCGACATCGGAGCGCTTCGAGGCCCCGTCCCTGGCGCGCGCCGAGTGGGAGCACATCAACCGCGTGCTGGCGGACTGCGGCGGCAACATCTCCGAGGCGGCGCGCAAGCTGGGCATCCACCGGCGCTCGCTCCAGCGCAAGCTACAGAAGTACCCGCCTTCCCGTTGA
- a CDS encoding ATP-binding protein has translation MTPPPQAAPPLPEPDSRARINLEWLLRLRWGLLLGQTLVIGVAAFGLELALPIPELAALLGLEALTNVSVRAWLARGLRVTEGTLGKLMLWDTLVLTGLLALSGGTHNPFTTLYLVNVALGTVLLPSRWMWGLLGFTLTAFGSLFVLQDVELPAGLSRPDHAELMRLHINGMWVAFAVAAGFIVYFVQRVTRALGAREQELAQARALHARREKVASLATLAAGAAHELSTPLSTIAVVTKEVERALATAGTSESVREDLRLIRQQVDRCRDVLVQMSADAGQTTGEPFHPVPLGRLVEDMLAELPGAERVTVELPTEARDWRVHGPPRALARVLRGLVKNALQASQVSRPVELRVQARGEGALLEVRDAGTGMAADVLSRAGEPFFTTKPPGEGMGLGLFLARTLVEQLGGSLELRSTPGRGTTASLSLPVTEGAP, from the coding sequence ATGACGCCTCCGCCCCAAGCCGCCCCGCCGCTCCCAGAGCCCGACTCCCGGGCCCGCATCAACCTGGAGTGGCTGCTGCGCTTGCGATGGGGCCTGCTATTGGGCCAGACGCTCGTCATCGGCGTGGCGGCCTTCGGGTTGGAGCTGGCGCTGCCGATACCGGAGCTGGCCGCGCTGCTGGGCCTGGAGGCGCTGACCAACGTGTCGGTGCGGGCGTGGCTGGCGCGCGGCCTCCGGGTGACGGAGGGCACCCTTGGCAAGCTGATGCTGTGGGACACGCTGGTGCTCACCGGCTTGCTGGCCCTCAGCGGCGGCACGCACAACCCCTTCACCACGCTCTACCTGGTGAACGTGGCGCTGGGCACCGTGCTGCTGCCCTCGCGGTGGATGTGGGGTCTGCTCGGCTTCACGCTGACGGCCTTCGGCTCGCTGTTCGTGTTGCAGGACGTGGAGCTGCCAGCGGGCCTGTCGCGGCCGGACCACGCGGAGCTGATGCGGCTGCACATCAACGGCATGTGGGTGGCCTTCGCCGTGGCCGCGGGCTTCATTGTCTACTTCGTCCAGCGCGTCACGCGGGCGCTCGGGGCGCGGGAGCAGGAGCTGGCGCAGGCGCGCGCGCTGCACGCGCGGCGGGAGAAGGTGGCCTCGCTGGCGACGCTCGCCGCGGGCGCCGCGCACGAGCTGTCCACGCCGCTGTCCACCATCGCCGTGGTGACCAAGGAGGTGGAGCGCGCGCTGGCCACCGCGGGCACCTCCGAGTCCGTTCGCGAAGATTTGCGCCTCATCCGCCAGCAGGTGGACCGCTGCCGCGACGTCCTGGTGCAGATGTCCGCGGACGCCGGGCAGACGACGGGTGAGCCCTTCCACCCCGTGCCCCTGGGCCGGCTCGTGGAGGACATGCTGGCGGAGCTTCCCGGCGCGGAGCGGGTGACGGTCGAACTGCCCACCGAGGCCCGCGACTGGCGCGTCCACGGCCCACCCCGGGCACTGGCCCGGGTGCTGCGCGGGCTGGTGAAGAACGCGCTCCAGGCGTCCCAGGTGTCACGTCCCGTGGAGCTGCGCGTGCAAGCGCGCGGCGAAGGTGCCCTGCTGGAGGTGCGCGACGCGGGCACGGGGATGGCGGCGGACGTGTTGTCCCGGGCGGGCGAGCCCTTCTTCACCACCAAGCCACCGGGCGAAGGAATGGGCCTGGGGCTCTTCCTGGCGCGCACGCTGGTGGAGCAGTTGGGCGGCTCCCTGGAGCTGCGCTCGACGCCGGGCCGGGGCACCACGGCGAGCCTCTCGCTGCCGGTGACGGAGGGCGCGCCATGA
- a CDS encoding transporter yields MARCDNTPHAGLQATTYGARAVKNALTVTLLLSSALLLVPTSSAWACATCACGDPTLMSMGTEQPFSGRLRVSSTVRGWGHTVGEEGVDALRLREARMDLAVAYAPLPWLFLSATLPLQAREVRHVSLARDRGWGIGDVEVAAKVFLFQDKAFSADHLFSALGGVKLPTAPVLRGPDGAQLALDSQLGSGSVDPLAGLAYQHFRGSWSFLASATSFFPTRGIQGFRAGASLRTTLAAQYQPSARWALRLGFDSRLEAPADSKGEHQGHTDSERHEHTGGFIGYASPDVIFSPGMDVVVAAGVRVPFINQLRGRVVPTPIAMLSVAYDL; encoded by the coding sequence ATGGCCCGCTGCGACAACACGCCACACGCGGGCCTCCAGGCCACCACGTATGGTGCCCGGGCCGTGAAGAACGCCCTCACCGTCACCCTCCTGTTGTCCAGCGCCCTGCTACTCGTCCCCACCTCGAGCGCCTGGGCCTGCGCCACCTGTGCCTGTGGCGACCCCACGCTCATGTCCATGGGCACCGAGCAGCCGTTCTCCGGCCGCCTGCGCGTGTCCTCCACCGTCCGGGGCTGGGGCCACACGGTCGGCGAGGAAGGGGTGGACGCCCTGCGCCTGCGCGAGGCGCGCATGGACCTGGCGGTGGCCTACGCGCCGCTCCCCTGGCTGTTCCTCTCCGCCACCCTGCCCCTGCAGGCCCGCGAGGTGCGGCACGTCAGCCTCGCCCGGGACCGCGGCTGGGGCATTGGCGACGTGGAGGTCGCCGCGAAGGTGTTCCTCTTCCAGGACAAGGCCTTCTCCGCGGACCACCTGTTCAGCGCGTTGGGCGGCGTGAAGCTCCCCACCGCGCCCGTGCTGCGCGGTCCGGACGGCGCCCAACTGGCCCTGGACAGTCAGCTCGGCAGCGGCTCCGTGGATCCACTGGCCGGCCTCGCCTATCAGCACTTCCGCGGCAGCTGGTCCTTCCTGGCCAGCGCCACCAGCTTCTTCCCCACGCGCGGCATCCAAGGCTTCCGCGCGGGTGCCTCCCTCCGCACCACGCTCGCCGCGCAATACCAGCCATCGGCCCGCTGGGCCCTGCGCCTGGGCTTCGACAGCCGCCTGGAAGCGCCGGCCGACTCGAAAGGCGAGCACCAGGGCCACACGGACAGCGAGCGCCATGAGCACACAGGCGGATTCATCGGCTACGCGTCTCCCGATGTGATCTTCAGCCCGGGCATGGACGTCGTCGTCGCGGCGGGCGTGCGCGTGCCCTTCATCAACCAACTGCGTGGCCGCGTTGTCCCCACGCCCATCGCGATGTTGTCCGTCGCCTACGACCTCTGA
- a CDS encoding DoxX family protein, with protein sequence MGVLAPIGRLLFSAIFITSGLNHFFQLEALMGVAQASGVPEPRMAVLGSGVALVVGGLSVLLGVFARLGAAAIAIFLLSAAFMVHRFWLVTDPVQAQDQLIHFMKNLSMAGGALFIVYFGSGPFSLRRKKAEGLGSGRLGVPLRP encoded by the coding sequence ATGGGCGTGCTAGCGCCGATTGGCCGGCTGCTCTTTTCGGCCATCTTCATCACCAGCGGCCTGAACCACTTCTTCCAGTTGGAGGCGCTGATGGGCGTGGCCCAGGCGTCCGGGGTGCCGGAGCCGCGCATGGCGGTGCTGGGGTCCGGCGTGGCGCTGGTGGTGGGCGGCTTGTCCGTGCTGCTGGGCGTATTCGCCCGCCTGGGCGCGGCAGCCATCGCCATCTTCCTGCTGTCCGCTGCCTTCATGGTCCACAGGTTCTGGCTGGTGACGGACCCGGTGCAGGCGCAGGACCAGCTCATCCACTTCATGAAGAACCTCTCCATGGCGGGTGGAGCGCTGTTCATCGTCTACTTCGGGTCCGGGCCCTTCAGCCTGCGGCGCAAGAAGGCGGAAGGGCTGGGGAGCGGGAGGCTGGGCGTTCCGCTGCGGCCTTGA
- a CDS encoding Mov34/MPN/PAD-1 family protein: MHPKRWWPASLLLVCLACESAPRKAHETEHYGFISDDSDYVWARGPWSGVEPSRDVDDVIDRLCPAIMKLPGATDRDYGQEYCGLIYSRGDGIYRVSHPSPLGRWQLRREATKKSCFPVRKVIDPEARSLSILADYHSHPWHPSPLSEPDRRAANQLWLIKIQFDSACHIQKLIPHLDDVDRPGEVYSRRGKQWVRIGLIKPADKPFGFITPVGRED, from the coding sequence ATGCACCCGAAGCGCTGGTGGCCTGCGTCCCTGCTCCTCGTGTGCCTTGCTTGTGAAAGCGCTCCTCGCAAGGCACACGAAACCGAGCACTACGGCTTCATCAGCGACGACTCGGACTATGTCTGGGCGCGGGGGCCATGGTCTGGCGTCGAGCCATCCCGGGACGTGGATGACGTCATCGACCGCCTGTGCCCCGCCATCATGAAGCTCCCGGGCGCGACCGACAGGGATTACGGACAGGAGTACTGCGGCCTCATCTACTCCCGAGGCGACGGCATCTACCGCGTCAGCCATCCCTCTCCCCTCGGCCGATGGCAACTGCGCAGGGAAGCGACGAAGAAGTCCTGCTTTCCCGTTCGCAAGGTCATCGACCCCGAGGCCCGGTCTCTCTCCATCCTCGCCGACTACCACAGTCATCCCTGGCACCCTTCGCCGCTATCCGAGCCGGACCGGCGCGCAGCCAATCAACTCTGGCTCATCAAGATTCAGTTCGATTCGGCGTGCCACATCCAGAAGCTGATCCCCCACCTGGATGATGTAGACAGGCCCGGCGAGGTCTACTCGCGCCGAGGGAAGCAGTGGGTCCGCATCGGGCTCATCAAGCCCGCAGACAAACCGTTCGGCTTCATCACCCCCGTCGGACGCGAGGACTGA
- a CDS encoding metallophosphoesterase: protein MRLRRLARRDAPLAAPANSFRRNLQEDGRNALVARSGADPFRTERRLRWRDHFSLSENVLMVQHMHAEHDGLRIAQLSDVHVGQATSALRIRRAVEAVNEEKPDLVFLTGDYVTHSPKPLPRVRELLAGIEGPVYVVLGNHDHWVNAPYLRESFERMGYTVLQNEHRQVHVKGAPVTVLGVDDGLTGRDDVEATFRGAPVSGTRLVLAHTPPTAEKLPAHAGLVQFSGHTHGGQFVVRGLTEALFRRAGQPYIRGHYHVNGNQLYVNRGLGFGFGGPYLRRGSEPEVAFFTLRQAAVSAG from the coding sequence ATGCGCCTGAGACGTCTCGCCCGTCGTGACGCCCCCCTGGCAGCTCCGGCCAACAGCTTCCGGCGGAACCTGCAGGAGGACGGGCGCAATGCGCTGGTCGCGCGCAGCGGTGCCGACCCCTTCCGCACGGAGCGGCGCCTCCGCTGGCGGGACCACTTCTCCCTTTCGGAGAACGTGCTGATGGTCCAGCACATGCATGCCGAGCATGACGGCCTGCGCATCGCGCAGCTGTCGGACGTGCACGTGGGGCAGGCCACCTCGGCGCTGCGAATCCGCCGCGCGGTGGAGGCGGTCAACGAGGAGAAGCCGGACCTGGTGTTCCTCACCGGCGACTACGTCACGCACAGTCCCAAACCGTTGCCGCGCGTGCGCGAGCTGCTGGCTGGCATCGAGGGCCCCGTCTACGTGGTGCTGGGCAACCATGACCACTGGGTGAACGCACCGTACCTGCGCGAGTCCTTCGAACGGATGGGCTACACGGTGCTGCAGAATGAGCACCGGCAGGTGCACGTGAAGGGCGCGCCGGTGACGGTGCTGGGCGTCGACGACGGACTCACCGGCCGGGACGACGTGGAGGCCACCTTCCGGGGTGCGCCGGTGTCCGGCACGCGGCTGGTGCTGGCCCACACGCCGCCCACGGCGGAGAAGCTACCGGCACACGCGGGGCTGGTGCAGTTCTCCGGGCACACGCACGGCGGCCAGTTCGTGGTGCGCGGTCTGACGGAGGCCCTCTTCCGCCGCGCGGGTCAGCCGTACATCCGCGGCCACTATCACGTGAATGGCAACCAGTTGTACGTGAACCGGGGCCTGGGCTTCGGCTTCGGCGGCCCCTACCTGCGGCGGGGCAGCGAGCCGGAGGTGGCCTTCTTCACGCTGCGACAGGCCGCCGTCAGCGCCGGGTAG
- a CDS encoding sensor histidine kinase: MELAELMSTVPLGMAIIDRELRFVEVSDAMAAMHGVSREAHLGQPMVEVLRAEPSAADVVRRVRRVLETGVALEGVEIIHRESGAHGERTRVYRASYHPVRRDGAIVAACIYVEDMTERRRVEAQRDAGAARERSVREQALRETQEAVRARDEFLSVAAHELRTPLTSLRLHLQLLLRQVGGSNQEPPAELAPRARVLDRQLSRLVGLVNTLLDVSRLAAGRLSLEPRELDLAQMVRQMAEAFSEEFTRAGSTLSLHVDGPLLGEWDSLRLEQVLVNLLSNAVKYGGGQPVEVSLASEGPTAVLAVKDQGIGISEDGMARLFGKFERAVSERHYGGLGLGLYITRQIVEAMGGSITVRSAQGKGSTFILRLPTRPPVPSKAAVGAR; the protein is encoded by the coding sequence GTGGAGCTGGCCGAGCTCATGTCCACGGTGCCACTGGGCATGGCCATCATCGACCGCGAGCTGCGCTTCGTCGAGGTGAGCGACGCCATGGCCGCCATGCATGGCGTATCGCGCGAGGCCCACCTGGGCCAGCCCATGGTGGAGGTGCTGCGCGCCGAACCCTCCGCGGCCGACGTCGTGCGCCGCGTCCGCCGCGTGCTGGAGACAGGCGTGGCGCTGGAGGGCGTGGAAATCATCCACCGCGAGTCGGGCGCCCACGGCGAGCGCACCCGCGTCTACCGCGCCAGCTACCACCCCGTGCGCCGCGATGGCGCCATCGTCGCCGCGTGCATCTACGTGGAGGACATGACGGAGCGCCGCCGCGTGGAGGCCCAGCGCGACGCGGGCGCGGCCCGGGAGCGCTCGGTGCGCGAGCAGGCGCTGCGCGAGACGCAGGAGGCCGTGCGCGCCCGGGATGAGTTCCTCAGCGTGGCGGCCCACGAGCTGCGCACGCCCCTCACCAGCCTGCGCCTGCACCTGCAACTGCTGCTGCGCCAGGTGGGCGGCTCGAACCAGGAGCCGCCCGCGGAGCTGGCGCCCAGGGCCCGCGTGCTGGACCGCCAGTTGTCGCGGCTGGTGGGGCTGGTCAACACGCTGCTGGACGTGTCGCGGCTGGCCGCGGGCCGGCTGTCGCTGGAGCCCCGGGAGCTGGACCTGGCGCAGATGGTGCGGCAGATGGCGGAGGCCTTCTCCGAGGAGTTCACCCGCGCCGGCAGCACGTTGTCGCTGCACGTGGACGGACCGCTGCTGGGCGAATGGGATTCGCTGCGCCTGGAGCAGGTGCTGGTGAACCTGCTCTCCAACGCGGTGAAGTACGGCGGCGGCCAGCCGGTGGAGGTGTCGCTCGCCAGCGAGGGCCCCACGGCGGTGCTCGCCGTGAAGGACCAGGGCATTGGCATCTCCGAGGACGGCATGGCGCGCCTGTTCGGCAAGTTCGAGCGCGCGGTGTCGGAGCGGCACTACGGCGGTCTGGGCCTGGGCCTCTACATCACCCGTCAAATCGTGGAGGCCATGGGCGGCAGCATCACCGTGCGCTCCGCGCAGGGAAAAGGCTCCACGTTCATCCTCCGCCTGCCCACGCGGCCCCCGGTGCCCTCCAAGGCCGCCGTGGGCGCGCGGTAG
- a CDS encoding response regulator transcription factor: MQPLQTLLVVDDDLDIRDALQDVFELEGYAVLLAADGLEALTQLRQVESMPDLILLDLMMPRMDGFAFHEALRHDTSFDRIPVLVASAGLDVKGAAEGLGVAGWLRKPLDLRELLNAVKRLSQLPN; the protein is encoded by the coding sequence GTGCAACCGCTTCAGACACTGCTGGTCGTCGATGACGACCTCGACATCCGTGACGCGCTCCAGGATGTATTCGAGCTGGAAGGCTACGCCGTCCTGCTCGCGGCGGATGGCCTGGAGGCGCTTACACAGCTCCGCCAGGTCGAATCCATGCCGGACCTCATCCTGCTCGACCTGATGATGCCGCGCATGGACGGCTTCGCCTTCCATGAGGCGCTGCGTCACGACACGAGCTTCGACCGCATCCCCGTGCTGGTGGCCAGCGCGGGCCTGGACGTGAAGGGCGCGGCGGAAGGCCTGGGCGTCGCCGGCTGGCTGCGCAAGCCGCTGGACCTGCGCGAGCTGCTCAACGCGGTGAAGCGGCTCAGTCAGTTGCCCAACTGA
- a CDS encoding Fur family transcriptional regulator, with product MGAKRSAVQPKLTEFQDRIRSAGLRSTAPRVAVLRELEDATSPMSHADLVDALGDEGYDRVTIYRNLTDLTEAGLVVRADLGDHVWRFELKRAGGGHSGSHPHFTCTDCGTVACLPEESVRIASSKGVPRAVSQRSVEVQLRGLCDGCN from the coding sequence ATGGGAGCAAAGAGAAGTGCCGTGCAGCCGAAGCTCACTGAGTTTCAGGACCGGATTCGTTCCGCGGGCCTGCGCAGCACCGCGCCCCGTGTGGCGGTGTTGCGGGAGTTGGAGGACGCCACGTCCCCGATGAGCCACGCCGACCTGGTGGACGCGCTGGGTGACGAGGGCTACGACCGGGTGACCATCTACCGAAACCTGACGGACCTCACCGAGGCCGGGCTCGTGGTGCGGGCGGACCTGGGCGACCACGTCTGGCGCTTCGAACTGAAGCGCGCGGGCGGGGGGCACAGCGGCAGCCACCCGCACTTCACGTGCACCGACTGCGGCACCGTGGCCTGCCTCCCGGAGGAGTCAGTCCGCATCGCGTCCTCGAAGGGCGTGCCCCGCGCGGTGTCCCAGCGCTCGGTGGAAGTGCAGCTTCGCGGTCTCTGCGACGGCTGCAACTGA